One Oncorhynchus kisutch isolate 150728-3 linkage group LG13, Okis_V2, whole genome shotgun sequence DNA window includes the following coding sequences:
- the LOC109901506 gene encoding kelch-like protein 32 isoform X2, producing the protein MPSEPCVSGQELVTDQRLCQSKSHQDSVLSALNQQRKDGVLCDVTLVAGDQKFHAHKAVLAACSDYFRAMFSLCMVESEADEVTLQGVTSVGLKHALDFAYTGQIILEPGVIQDVLSAGSHLQLLELLSLCSHYLIQELNSVNYLDLYRVSDLFHLPALEEAVVSFLVEHLCELQQSRLEEVLLLPYRLLRDVLMSDRLTSLNEEEIWQLVVCWLEHDCRYQYTEDLIQHVRYGLMDVAALHHVAQCHPLVQSSATAAALVDEALEYHRATFAQPLCQTAHTKPRFQSLTLYIAGGRKREVSRVRELRYFNPAAQENVRVAGCSNWSELAPMPAGRSHHCVAVMGHFLFVAGGEVEHSTGRTCAVRTACRYDPRGNRWMEIASMKACREHFVLGALGQYLYAVGGRNELRQVLPTVERYCPKRNKWTFIQSFDRSLSCHAGSVADDLLWVSGGVTNTAQYQNRLMVYDPEQNQWLARSPMLQRRVYHVMAVARRQLYVLGGNDLDYNNDRILVRHIDSYDIDMDQWTRCTFSLLTGQNESGVAVHDDRIYVVGGYSIWTNEPLACIQVLDVSTEGKEEVFYGPTLPFASNGIATCFLPAPCFTCPNLQTLQVPHHRIGAV; encoded by the exons tggGCAGGAGCTGGTAACAGACCAGAGGCTATGCCAGTCCAAGTCTCACCAGGACTCTGTCCTCTCCGCCCTCAACCAGCAGAGGAAGGATGGCGTACTCTGTGATGTCACCCTGGTCGCCGGCGACCAGAAGTTCCACGCCCATAAAGCAGTGCTGGCGGCGTGCAGTGATTACTTCCGG gccatGTTCAGTCTGTGCATGGTGGAGAGTGAGGCAGATGAGGTGACTCTTCAGGGAGTGACAAGTGTGGGACTGAAACATGCACTAGACTTTGCCTACACAGGACAG ATAATACTGGAGCCAGGGGTGATTCAGGATGTTCTGTCGGCAGGAAGTCACCTTCAGCTGCTGGAGCTGCTCAGTCTCTGCTCACACTACCTCATCCAG GAGCTGAACAGTGTTAACTACCTGGACCTGTACCGTGTTTCTGATCTGTTCCACCTGCCTGCTCTGGAGGAGGCTGTGGTCAGCTTCCTGGTAGAACACCTGTGTGAGCTGCAGCAGAGCCGCCTGGAGGAGGTGCTGCTGCTCCCCTACCgcctcctcagggatgtgttgatGAGCGACCGCCTCACCTCCCTCAACGAGGAGGAGATCTGGCAG CTGGTGGTGTGCTGGTTAGAGCATGACTGTCGGTACCAGTACACCGAGGACCTGATACAGCACGTTCGTTACGGCCTCATGGACGTAGCCGCCCTGCACCACGTGGCACAGTGCCACCCGCTGGTCCAGTCCAGTGCCACCGCCGCCGCCCTAGTGGACGAGGCTCTAGAGTACCACCGAGCCACCTTCGCCCAACCCCTCTGCCAGACCGCCCACACCAAGCCCCGCTTCCAGTCTCTCACCCTCTACATTGCCGGCGGGCGCAAGCGCGAGGTGAGCCGCGTGCGGGAGCTGCGCTACTTCAACCCAGCCGCCCAGGAGAACGTGCGCGTGGCCGGGTGCTCCAACTGGAGCGAGCTGGCGCCAATGCCCGCTGGGCGCAGCCACCACTGCGTGGCCGTCATGGGCCACTTCCTGTTTGTGGCGGGTGGCGAGGTGGAGCATTCCACAGGGAGGACGTGTGCGGTGAGGACAGCCTGTCGGTATGACCCCCGGGGGAACCGCTGGATGGAGATAGCCTCCATGAAGGCGTGCAGGGAACACTTTGTCCTGGGGGCTCTGGGCCAGTATCTGTACGCGGTGGGGGGGAGGAACGAACTGAGACAGGTGCTGCCCACCGTGGAACGCTACTGTCCGAAGAGGAACAAGTGGACCTTCATCCAGTCCTTTGACCGCTCGCTGTCCTGCCATGCAGGCAGTGTGGCTGACGACCTGCTCTGGgtctcag GTGGAGTCACAAACACAGCTCAGTACCAGAATAGACTGATGGTGTACGACCCAGAACAG AACCAGTGGCTGGCCCGCAGTCCCATGCTACAGAGGCGAGTGTACCATGTCATGGCCGTGGCGAGAAGGCAGCTGTATGTGCTGGGAGGAAATGACCTGGACTACAACAACGACCGCATCCTGGTCCGCCACATCGACTCCTATGACATAGACATGGACCAGTGGACCCGCTGCACCTTCAGCCTACTCACGG GTCAGAACGAATCTGGCGTGGCAGTCCATGATGACCGAATCTATGTTGTCGGTGGATATTCTATTTGGACCAATGAGCCCCTAGCGTGTATTCAG GTGTTAGATGTGAGCACggaggggaaggaggaagtgTTCTATGGACCAACTCTACCGTTCGCCTCCAATGGAATAGCAACGTGTTTCCTCCCTGCTCCATGCTTCACCTGCCCCAACCTACAGACTCTACAAGTGCCCCATCACAGGATAGGGGCTGTCTAA
- the LOC109901506 gene encoding kelch-like protein 32 isoform X1, producing MANAGSNCSPKESQNTVPPLLSFSGSMPSEPCVSGQELVTDQRLCQSKSHQDSVLSALNQQRKDGVLCDVTLVAGDQKFHAHKAVLAACSDYFRAMFSLCMVESEADEVTLQGVTSVGLKHALDFAYTGQIILEPGVIQDVLSAGSHLQLLELLSLCSHYLIQELNSVNYLDLYRVSDLFHLPALEEAVVSFLVEHLCELQQSRLEEVLLLPYRLLRDVLMSDRLTSLNEEEIWQLVVCWLEHDCRYQYTEDLIQHVRYGLMDVAALHHVAQCHPLVQSSATAAALVDEALEYHRATFAQPLCQTAHTKPRFQSLTLYIAGGRKREVSRVRELRYFNPAAQENVRVAGCSNWSELAPMPAGRSHHCVAVMGHFLFVAGGEVEHSTGRTCAVRTACRYDPRGNRWMEIASMKACREHFVLGALGQYLYAVGGRNELRQVLPTVERYCPKRNKWTFIQSFDRSLSCHAGSVADDLLWVSGGVTNTAQYQNRLMVYDPEQNQWLARSPMLQRRVYHVMAVARRQLYVLGGNDLDYNNDRILVRHIDSYDIDMDQWTRCTFSLLTGQNESGVAVHDDRIYVVGGYSIWTNEPLACIQVLDVSTEGKEEVFYGPTLPFASNGIATCFLPAPCFTCPNLQTLQVPHHRIGAV from the exons tggGCAGGAGCTGGTAACAGACCAGAGGCTATGCCAGTCCAAGTCTCACCAGGACTCTGTCCTCTCCGCCCTCAACCAGCAGAGGAAGGATGGCGTACTCTGTGATGTCACCCTGGTCGCCGGCGACCAGAAGTTCCACGCCCATAAAGCAGTGCTGGCGGCGTGCAGTGATTACTTCCGG gccatGTTCAGTCTGTGCATGGTGGAGAGTGAGGCAGATGAGGTGACTCTTCAGGGAGTGACAAGTGTGGGACTGAAACATGCACTAGACTTTGCCTACACAGGACAG ATAATACTGGAGCCAGGGGTGATTCAGGATGTTCTGTCGGCAGGAAGTCACCTTCAGCTGCTGGAGCTGCTCAGTCTCTGCTCACACTACCTCATCCAG GAGCTGAACAGTGTTAACTACCTGGACCTGTACCGTGTTTCTGATCTGTTCCACCTGCCTGCTCTGGAGGAGGCTGTGGTCAGCTTCCTGGTAGAACACCTGTGTGAGCTGCAGCAGAGCCGCCTGGAGGAGGTGCTGCTGCTCCCCTACCgcctcctcagggatgtgttgatGAGCGACCGCCTCACCTCCCTCAACGAGGAGGAGATCTGGCAG CTGGTGGTGTGCTGGTTAGAGCATGACTGTCGGTACCAGTACACCGAGGACCTGATACAGCACGTTCGTTACGGCCTCATGGACGTAGCCGCCCTGCACCACGTGGCACAGTGCCACCCGCTGGTCCAGTCCAGTGCCACCGCCGCCGCCCTAGTGGACGAGGCTCTAGAGTACCACCGAGCCACCTTCGCCCAACCCCTCTGCCAGACCGCCCACACCAAGCCCCGCTTCCAGTCTCTCACCCTCTACATTGCCGGCGGGCGCAAGCGCGAGGTGAGCCGCGTGCGGGAGCTGCGCTACTTCAACCCAGCCGCCCAGGAGAACGTGCGCGTGGCCGGGTGCTCCAACTGGAGCGAGCTGGCGCCAATGCCCGCTGGGCGCAGCCACCACTGCGTGGCCGTCATGGGCCACTTCCTGTTTGTGGCGGGTGGCGAGGTGGAGCATTCCACAGGGAGGACGTGTGCGGTGAGGACAGCCTGTCGGTATGACCCCCGGGGGAACCGCTGGATGGAGATAGCCTCCATGAAGGCGTGCAGGGAACACTTTGTCCTGGGGGCTCTGGGCCAGTATCTGTACGCGGTGGGGGGGAGGAACGAACTGAGACAGGTGCTGCCCACCGTGGAACGCTACTGTCCGAAGAGGAACAAGTGGACCTTCATCCAGTCCTTTGACCGCTCGCTGTCCTGCCATGCAGGCAGTGTGGCTGACGACCTGCTCTGGgtctcag GTGGAGTCACAAACACAGCTCAGTACCAGAATAGACTGATGGTGTACGACCCAGAACAG AACCAGTGGCTGGCCCGCAGTCCCATGCTACAGAGGCGAGTGTACCATGTCATGGCCGTGGCGAGAAGGCAGCTGTATGTGCTGGGAGGAAATGACCTGGACTACAACAACGACCGCATCCTGGTCCGCCACATCGACTCCTATGACATAGACATGGACCAGTGGACCCGCTGCACCTTCAGCCTACTCACGG GTCAGAACGAATCTGGCGTGGCAGTCCATGATGACCGAATCTATGTTGTCGGTGGATATTCTATTTGGACCAATGAGCCCCTAGCGTGTATTCAG GTGTTAGATGTGAGCACggaggggaaggaggaagtgTTCTATGGACCAACTCTACCGTTCGCCTCCAATGGAATAGCAACGTGTTTCCTCCCTGCTCCATGCTTCACCTGCCCCAACCTACAGACTCTACAAGTGCCCCATCACAGGATAGGGGCTGTCTAA